The Brasilonema sennae CENA114 genome includes a region encoding these proteins:
- a CDS encoding tellurite resistance TerB family protein: MGKYDKFFNSKKTLQESISPEEAVAAIAVVTAAADSSLEELDPDLLADILWGLEIFEEYSDDELLETLDKVVAIAEESQIGALFNSAKGSLTGELVLDAYAAGVSVLVDEEEVRIPKGKTTLLKKLQEALGINDKDAKEVIDEVIAAFEEIEDEDLLEDEDETGFDEDLNPNVYESPSGNFIVLIPVNSEQGGRVETQESSVSFSDDSGRLLRIDYFPISSKQTEEMDSVGHQEYLRSFLLSKYVPQTIVANLPDSQVKHTEYLEDILEGAYFVLVDMPQGSTVTKTGNNGTATKLNAYRGVLAFSYGDLLYIVSSQHSFFDKEKPSSLEQEAEDIKQNVLGFVDTIEFL, encoded by the coding sequence GTGGGCAAGTACGACAAGTTTTTTAACTCAAAAAAAACATTACAAGAATCAATCAGTCCAGAAGAAGCAGTTGCGGCGATCGCGGTTGTCACAGCTGCTGCTGATTCTTCATTAGAAGAACTAGATCCAGATCTTTTGGCGGATATCCTCTGGGGACTTGAGATTTTTGAGGAATACTCAGATGATGAATTATTAGAAACGCTGGATAAAGTCGTAGCCATTGCAGAAGAAAGTCAGATAGGAGCACTATTTAACAGTGCAAAAGGTTCTCTGACAGGCGAGTTAGTACTAGATGCTTATGCTGCGGGAGTCAGCGTACTTGTAGACGAAGAGGAAGTGCGTATACCCAAAGGAAAAACGACTTTACTCAAAAAGCTCCAAGAAGCTTTGGGAATTAACGATAAAGATGCGAAAGAAGTGATAGATGAGGTGATCGCCGCCTTTGAAGAGATAGAAGATGAAGACTTGCTAGAAGACGAGGATGAGACAGGATTTGACGAAGACTTAAACCCAAACGTCTATGAATCACCCTCAGGTAATTTTATCGTTCTAATTCCTGTAAATTCTGAACAAGGTGGTAGAGTTGAAACTCAAGAAAGCTCAGTCAGCTTTTCTGATGATTCTGGCAGATTGTTAAGAATCGATTACTTTCCTATCTCCTCAAAACAGACTGAGGAAATGGATTCTGTGGGACACCAAGAATATCTGCGTTCATTTCTCCTGAGTAAGTATGTGCCTCAAACAATTGTTGCTAATTTACCAGATTCTCAGGTAAAGCATACTGAATATCTGGAAGACATCTTAGAAGGGGCTTACTTCGTATTAGTTGATATGCCCCAAGGTTCAACAGTTACGAAAACAGGAAACAACGGTACTGCAACTAAGTTGAATGCATACCGTGGTGTTTTAGCATTTAGCTATGGTGATCTTTTGTATATCGTCAGCAGTCAGCACAGCTTTTTTGACAAAGAAAAACCAAGTTCTCTTGAACAGGAAGCTGAGGATATCAAGCAGAATGTTTTAGGTTTCGTTGATACTATTGAGTTTCTTTAA
- a CDS encoding PEP-CTERM sorting domain-containing protein yields the protein MLRSHIKWFIPVALAFSGFGLNVQRASAQATYNTYEFTTNYKTSVEINPFLPEQNILRATITGENADAPYGLTKFISNTYGQSESRGANTFTRFNSDPTVFGIEGKTLGDIYYGDGANKLFGLANDSAEINPIAGTIKGSGTITITNGTGIFQNATGKIDFTEEDALAPPGVPSIGNAILKFSLRTPRAVPEPTATPALIGLGVLGAGFLLRKHHRKKTFN from the coding sequence ATGCTCCGTTCACACATCAAATGGTTTATACCAGTAGCTTTAGCTTTCAGTGGTTTCGGGTTAAATGTGCAAAGGGCGAGCGCACAGGCTACCTATAATACCTATGAATTTACTACTAACTATAAGACATCAGTCGAGATTAACCCGTTCCTACCAGAACAGAACATTCTCAGGGCAACCATCACAGGGGAAAATGCTGATGCTCCTTACGGATTGACTAAATTTATTAGCAATACTTATGGACAATCTGAGTCTCGTGGAGCCAACACATTTACCAGATTCAATTCAGATCCAACCGTATTTGGCATAGAAGGCAAAACACTTGGCGACATATACTACGGTGATGGTGCCAATAAGTTATTTGGACTAGCGAATGACAGCGCTGAAATTAACCCGATCGCAGGCACAATTAAAGGTAGTGGTACTATAACTATTACCAATGGAACGGGCATATTCCAAAACGCTACAGGCAAAATAGATTTTACTGAGGAGGACGCACTTGCTCCCCCAGGGGTTCCTTCTATTGGTAACGCTATCCTGAAATTCTCCTTGCGGACTCCTCGGGCGGTTCCAGAACCAACAGCCACTCCAGCACTAATCGGCTTGGGTGTACTTGGAGCAGGTTTTTTGTTGCGCAAACACCATCGTAAAAAGACTTTCAACTAA
- a CDS encoding glycosyltransferase family 2 protein, translating to MGETVFFSVVIPTYNRKPILEKCLRALETQQLSASSSMTGYEIVLVDDGSDDGTLEWLKAHKGEFPHVKTFHQNHAGPAAARNLGVEKALGDTIIFVDSDLVVTKNFLQAHESALVEGKEKLGSDRFFTYGAVINTCNFDNPTSEPYKITDFSAAFFATGNVAIPKHWLEKAGLFDTGFQLYGWEDLELGVRLKSLGLKLIKCPDAVGYHWHPPFNLQQVPNLIDKEIQRGRMGVLFYQKHPTWEVRMMIQMTWLHRLLWGILSLNGILNERTMAPFLQWLIDLGKPQLALEAARIFLNWYNVKGVYQAYSQMQKAT from the coding sequence GTGGGTGAGACTGTGTTTTTTAGTGTTGTTATTCCGACTTACAATCGTAAGCCAATTTTGGAAAAGTGTCTTAGGGCTTTGGAGACGCAGCAACTGAGTGCGTCAAGTTCAATGACTGGTTACGAAATTGTCTTGGTGGACGATGGATCTGATGATGGCACGTTAGAGTGGTTGAAAGCGCACAAAGGCGAATTTCCCCATGTGAAAACGTTTCATCAAAACCACGCAGGACCAGCAGCCGCCCGAAATTTGGGAGTAGAAAAGGCATTAGGGGACACTATTATTTTTGTTGATAGTGATTTAGTTGTTACGAAGAATTTCCTGCAAGCCCATGAATCGGCACTGGTGGAAGGAAAGGAGAAATTGGGGAGCGATCGCTTCTTTACCTATGGTGCAGTCATTAATACTTGTAATTTTGACAACCCCACTTCTGAACCGTACAAAATAACAGATTTTTCCGCAGCTTTTTTTGCCACAGGAAATGTAGCCATCCCCAAGCATTGGTTAGAGAAAGCTGGACTTTTTGACACTGGTTTTCAACTTTATGGTTGGGAAGATTTAGAGCTGGGTGTTAGACTCAAAAGTCTTGGGTTAAAACTTATCAAATGTCCAGATGCTGTTGGCTATCACTGGCATCCACCCTTTAACTTACAACAAGTGCCCAACTTGATTGACAAAGAAATTCAGCGTGGACGCATGGGAGTGTTGTTTTATCAAAAGCATCCTACTTGGGAAGTGCGAATGATGATTCAAATGACTTGGTTACATCGCTTACTTTGGGGAATTTTATCATTGAATGGCATCCTCAACGAACGTACAATGGCACCATTTTTGCAATGGCTAATTGATTTAGGAAAACCACAGTTAGCTTTAGAAGCTGCTCGAATTTTTCTTAACTGGTACAACGTCAAGGGTGTTTATCAAGCTTATTCCCAAATGCAAAAGGCAACTTGA
- the rpsB gene encoding 30S ribosomal protein S2: MAVVSLAQMMESGVHFGHQTRRWNPKMSPYIYTARNGVHIIDLVQTAQLMEEAYAYMRSQAEAGKKFLFVGTKRQAAGIVAQEAARCGSYYINQRWLGGMLTNWATIKTRVDRLKDLERREENGALDLLPKKEASMLRREMTKLQKYLGGIKAMRKVPDVVVIVDQRREYNAVQECQKLSIPIVSMLDTNCDPDVVDIPIPANDDAIRSIKLIVGKLADAIYEGRHGQLDSEDYEDYDGAEEDYDYEEGEGDYSGLGIPNDEEEE; encoded by the coding sequence ATGGCTGTTGTTTCATTGGCTCAAATGATGGAGTCTGGGGTTCACTTTGGGCATCAAACCCGCAGATGGAACCCGAAAATGTCTCCATACATTTACACTGCTCGTAATGGAGTACACATCATCGACTTGGTGCAGACTGCCCAGTTGATGGAAGAAGCTTATGCGTACATGAGGTCACAAGCTGAGGCTGGCAAGAAATTCTTGTTTGTTGGTACCAAGCGCCAAGCAGCAGGAATCGTTGCCCAAGAAGCCGCCCGTTGTGGTTCTTACTACATTAACCAGCGTTGGTTGGGTGGAATGCTCACTAACTGGGCAACTATCAAAACCCGCGTAGATCGCCTCAAAGATTTGGAACGTCGGGAAGAAAATGGCGCTCTCGATTTGCTGCCAAAAAAAGAAGCCTCAATGTTACGTCGGGAAATGACGAAGCTTCAGAAATACCTGGGTGGAATTAAAGCTATGCGCAAAGTACCCGATGTGGTCGTGATTGTAGACCAACGGCGGGAGTATAACGCAGTCCAAGAATGCCAAAAGTTGTCAATTCCGATTGTGTCCATGCTGGATACTAATTGTGACCCAGATGTGGTTGATATTCCCATCCCAGCAAATGATGACGCCATCCGGTCAATTAAGTTGATTGTAGGCAAATTGGCGGACGCCATTTATGAAGGTCGTCACGGTCAATTGGATTCAGAAGATTACGAAGATTACGACGGCGCAGAGGAAGACTACGACTACGAGGAAGGTGAAGGCGATTACTCTGGCTTGGGAATTCCCAACGACGAAGAAGAAGAATAA
- a CDS encoding argininosuccinate synthase, with amino-acid sequence MGRAKKVVLAYSGGVDTSVCIPYLKHEWGVEEVITLAADLGQGDELEPVREKALKSGASESLVVDVKEDFVKDYAFRAIQANALYENRYPLSTALARPLITKALVEAAEKYGADAIAHGCTGKGNDQVRFDVSAAALNPNLKILAPAREWGMSREETIAYGERYGIPSPVKKKSPYSIDRNLLGRSIEAGPLEDPNVEPPEEIYLMTKAIADTPDKPEYVEIGFSRGVPTTLNGEFINPVDLIQQLNQVVGNHGVGRIDMVENRLVGIKSREIYETPALLVLIQAHRDLESLTLTADISHYKRGIEETYSQLIYNGLWYSPLKGALDAFIQKTQEQVSGTVRVKLFKGNATIVGRISENSLYTPDLATYGAEDTFDHKAAEGFIYVWGLPTRIWSQQQNAK; translated from the coding sequence ATGGGTCGCGCGAAAAAAGTTGTTTTGGCTTATTCTGGTGGTGTAGATACCTCTGTGTGCATTCCTTACCTCAAGCATGAATGGGGTGTGGAAGAAGTGATCACCTTAGCAGCAGATTTAGGACAGGGGGATGAATTAGAACCTGTCAGAGAAAAAGCCCTGAAATCGGGTGCCAGTGAATCGCTGGTGGTGGATGTTAAAGAAGACTTTGTGAAAGACTACGCTTTTCGCGCAATTCAAGCAAACGCTCTTTATGAAAATCGCTATCCTTTAAGTACTGCCCTTGCTCGTCCGTTGATTACCAAAGCATTAGTCGAAGCGGCAGAAAAATATGGTGCTGATGCGATCGCCCACGGATGCACTGGTAAGGGAAATGACCAAGTACGTTTTGATGTCTCAGCTGCCGCGCTTAACCCCAATCTCAAAATTCTTGCCCCAGCGCGAGAATGGGGAATGAGTCGCGAGGAAACTATCGCCTACGGGGAACGGTATGGCATTCCCTCGCCAGTGAAGAAAAAGTCTCCCTACAGCATTGATCGTAACTTGCTCGGTCGGAGTATTGAAGCAGGTCCTCTGGAAGACCCGAATGTGGAACCACCAGAAGAAATTTATTTGATGACGAAGGCGATCGCCGACACTCCCGACAAACCAGAGTATGTTGAAATTGGATTTTCCAGAGGAGTTCCTACCACTCTGAATGGCGAATTCATCAACCCAGTTGATTTGATTCAACAACTCAACCAGGTAGTTGGGAATCACGGTGTTGGACGCATCGACATGGTAGAAAACCGCTTGGTAGGTATCAAATCGCGGGAAATTTATGAAACTCCCGCTTTGCTCGTGTTAATTCAGGCACACCGTGATTTAGAAAGCCTGACTTTGACAGCAGATATTAGCCACTATAAGCGTGGAATTGAGGAGACTTACAGCCAATTAATTTACAACGGTCTGTGGTACAGTCCCTTAAAAGGTGCACTCGATGCCTTTATTCAAAAGACACAAGAGCAAGTGTCTGGAACTGTGCGGGTGAAACTATTCAAAGGCAACGCTACCATAGTTGGGCGTATTTCAGAAAATTCCCTCTACACCCCTGACTTGGCAACCTACGGTGCTGAAGATACATTTGACCATAAGGCAGCAGAAGGTTTTATTTACGTTTGGGGATTACCAACACGCATTTGGTCACAGCAGCAAAACGCTAAATAA
- the tsf gene encoding translation elongation factor Ts, protein MAEISAKLVQELRQTTGAGMMDCKKALKETDGDIQKAIEWLRQKGIAKADKGAGRIAAEGLVDTYIQPGGEVGVLIEVNCQTDFVARNEAFKALVQNLAKQATTAENVEAMLAQPYIEDESVNVEDFIKQMSGQLGENIQLRRFAKYALSTGTKGIVDSYIHTGGRVGVLVELNNQNDSVSDRSEFQTLTRSVAMQVAACPNVEYVNVDEIPAEVAQKEKDIEMGRDDLANKPQNIKEKIVQGRIEKRLQEMSLLDQPYIRDQSITVEELIKQNASKLGDSVQVRRFIRYILGEGIEKQESNFAEEVAAQMGSK, encoded by the coding sequence ATGGCGGAAATATCTGCAAAACTCGTCCAAGAGCTACGTCAGACAACCGGTGCTGGTATGATGGACTGCAAGAAGGCACTAAAAGAAACTGACGGTGACATACAAAAAGCCATTGAGTGGCTGCGACAAAAGGGCATCGCTAAAGCCGATAAGGGCGCAGGACGTATTGCGGCAGAAGGTTTGGTGGATACATACATTCAACCCGGAGGTGAGGTTGGTGTACTCATAGAAGTCAACTGCCAAACTGATTTTGTTGCCCGTAACGAAGCTTTCAAAGCCCTGGTTCAAAATCTGGCGAAGCAAGCAACGACTGCTGAAAATGTTGAGGCAATGCTTGCTCAACCTTACATTGAAGATGAAAGTGTTAACGTAGAAGATTTCATCAAGCAAATGAGTGGTCAACTTGGTGAAAATATCCAACTGCGTCGCTTCGCCAAATATGCACTCTCCACAGGCACAAAAGGGATAGTAGACAGCTACATCCACACTGGTGGTCGGGTTGGTGTGTTAGTCGAACTAAACAATCAAAACGATTCAGTGAGCGATCGTAGCGAGTTTCAAACTCTCACGCGGAGTGTAGCCATGCAAGTTGCGGCTTGCCCAAACGTTGAGTACGTGAACGTAGACGAAATTCCCGCTGAGGTTGCCCAAAAAGAAAAGGATATTGAAATGGGGCGGGATGACTTGGCAAACAAGCCACAGAACATCAAAGAAAAGATTGTTCAAGGACGAATTGAAAAACGTCTACAAGAAATGAGTTTGCTAGATCAACCTTATATTCGCGATCAGAGTATCACGGTAGAAGAATTGATTAAGCAAAACGCGTCAAAACTAGGCGATAGTGTTCAAGTTCGTCGCTTCATTCGCTATATCCTCGGGGAAGGCATTGAAAAGCAAGAAAGTAACTTTGCAGAAGAAGTAGCAGCACAAATGGGCAGCAAATAA
- a CDS encoding cation diffusion facilitator family transporter, producing MLLEQDCNCRCLDNSVKTNQNSRKTQLLSITVCLLAGFFVAEWSVGLWSGSLSLRADAEHILCDIVALGISLFASWLVQQPAAARATFGHRRIEIMAALVNGLSLLVIAIFICWEAIHRFQSPQEISGLPMLAVAMLGLIINLLNITLLHPHSHDDLNLRGAVLHIIADTASSVGVMVAAIVIHFWNWLWADTAISLVVAGFMILSALPLVQESLSILLEYAPKSINPADVEVFLKSFPDVLQVEKLYIWRISREQIMLCAHLSVDCATVEQRDRLLGQLQTHLEQTFGINQITLQLTHPKSLAVMPIHPLFKQDLISMLSLEKK from the coding sequence ATGCTTTTAGAGCAAGATTGCAACTGTAGGTGTTTAGATAATTCGGTCAAAACAAATCAAAACAGTCGAAAAACTCAGCTTTTATCAATCACTGTTTGTTTACTTGCTGGGTTTTTTGTTGCTGAGTGGAGTGTCGGTTTGTGGAGTGGAAGTTTATCTCTACGGGCAGATGCAGAACATATTCTTTGTGACATAGTGGCTTTGGGAATATCGCTGTTTGCCAGTTGGTTAGTACAGCAACCTGCAGCTGCGAGGGCAACATTTGGACATCGCCGTATTGAAATTATGGCGGCTTTGGTAAATGGGTTAAGTTTGCTTGTGATTGCTATTTTCATTTGTTGGGAAGCAATTCACCGCTTTCAAAGTCCACAAGAAATTTCAGGCTTGCCCATGTTAGCGGTAGCCATGTTAGGTTTAATCATCAATTTGCTCAATATAACTTTGCTGCATCCCCACTCTCACGATGATCTCAATCTACGGGGTGCTGTGCTTCATATTATCGCTGATACTGCGAGTTCTGTGGGTGTGATGGTTGCTGCTATTGTGATTCACTTCTGGAATTGGTTATGGGCAGATACAGCTATTAGCTTAGTAGTTGCAGGCTTTATGATCTTAAGTGCTTTGCCACTTGTCCAAGAAAGTCTCTCAATTCTTTTGGAGTATGCACCAAAATCTATTAACCCTGCTGATGTAGAAGTTTTTCTGAAATCTTTTCCTGATGTTTTGCAGGTGGAAAAACTCTATATTTGGAGAATAAGCAGAGAACAGATCATGCTTTGTGCTCATCTGAGTGTGGATTGTGCGACGGTTGAACAACGCGATCGCCTACTTGGGCAACTACAAACTCATCTAGAGCAAACTTTTGGGATCAATCAGATAACTTTACAACTCACTCACCCCAAGTCTTTAGCAGTAATGCCAATTCATCCTTTGTTCAAGCAAGATTTAATTTCAATGCTATCCCTAGAAAAGAAATAA
- a CDS encoding primosomal protein, protein MAKAIEQIEREILALEEAIQAIAKELRSAYINYLAALGQTVQRQLILATYHLCTQGYPETFLSLSLNQRQQLQQAIRKLGQQTAQQLQALLKTEQEEQHNEDEEIDEDKQTDQPSSYTPVTLPTSPTSLTPLTTSPTSPTPPTSLTPPTSLTSSTPPTSLTPSTLFSLSSLQSVSSFPNTSNPVELVKWQQNIERLTQEKLKRVSREANLRLQKAGILPKKLPEPILEAATAAASEASGEVMPGPPNLLNLVVEIDNEPQSEDSNLTQIMALNLRLGEIEFADPTLSSYRKQIHSVLLQLRRRGQEYHKKQRERSVAQAEAAWRAIWSED, encoded by the coding sequence ATGGCGAAAGCAATCGAGCAAATTGAACGAGAGATATTAGCATTAGAGGAAGCAATACAGGCGATCGCAAAAGAACTCCGAAGCGCCTACATAAATTATCTCGCTGCCTTGGGTCAAACTGTACAGAGGCAGTTGATTCTGGCGACTTATCATTTGTGTACCCAAGGGTATCCTGAAACTTTTTTGAGTTTGTCATTGAATCAGCGACAACAATTGCAACAAGCTATTCGTAAGTTGGGTCAACAAACAGCCCAGCAGTTGCAAGCCCTTCTCAAGACGGAACAAGAGGAACAACACAACGAAGACGAGGAAATTGATGAGGATAAGCAAACAGATCAACCCTCGTCTTATACTCCCGTAACTCTACCCACTTCTCCCACTTCCCTAACTCCCCTAACCACTTCACCAACTTCCCCAACTCCCCCAACTTCCCTAACTCCCCCAACTTCCCTAACCTCCTCAACTCCCCCAACTTCCCTAACCCCCTCAACTTTGTTCTCTTTATCCTCGCTGCAAAGCGTGTCGTCTTTTCCAAACACCTCTAACCCTGTAGAACTAGTAAAATGGCAACAGAATATAGAGAGACTCACACAAGAAAAGCTCAAAAGAGTTTCTCGTGAGGCTAATCTTCGCTTACAAAAAGCAGGGATTTTACCTAAAAAATTACCAGAACCGATTTTAGAAGCAGCTACAGCAGCTGCATCAGAAGCTTCTGGTGAAGTGATGCCAGGGCCACCCAATCTACTAAACTTGGTTGTTGAAATTGACAATGAACCGCAATCAGAAGACTCTAATTTGACACAAATCATGGCTCTTAATCTGCGGCTTGGGGAAATTGAGTTTGCTGATCCGACACTCTCGTCTTATCGCAAGCAGATTCACAGTGTCTTACTTCAGCTTCGTAGACGAGGACAGGAGTATCACAAAAAACAGCGGGAACGTTCAGTTGCCCAAGCTGAAGCAGCATGGCGTGCTATTTGGTCTGAGGATTAA
- the recG gene encoding ATP-dependent DNA helicase RecG yields MTTDKPDWIRLQKALAIEAEKGFADLLGKQYRFSEFLTLTFGKFPIDLPGIERRRWQELAAEFANYPNLELEDRQHLVAETRRYLYQVQQVVEGEGEAGKAREAEQQGSWRAKENSSGYSPLSKSPIVGEVSRNLAPNLDQKLSDLPEIGIRKSANLARLGLYTVRDLLYYYPRDHIDYARQVNIQELVAGETVTIVATVKRCNCFTTPKNNKLTILEVLLRDQTGQLKISRFFAGTRYSSRAWQESFKRRYPNGSIVAACGLVKESKYGLTLEDPELEVLGHAGDTIESLIIGRIVPIYPLTEGVGADLVRQAVIAALPATVHLKDPLPSGLRDKYNLMELKEAIHNIHFPPDSDSLQAARRRLVFDEFFYLQLGLLQRQQKAKETQTSAILAPKGQLLEKFSEILPFKLTNAQQRVINEILNDLQKPAPMNRLVQGDVGSGKTVVAVIAILAALQSGYQAALMAPTEVLAEQHYRKLVSWFNLLHLPVELLTGSTKIAKRRQIHAQLETGELPLLVGTHALIQDPVNFMRLGLVVIDEQHRFGVEQRARLQQKGEQPHVLTMTATPIPRTLALTIHGDLDVSQIDELPPGRQTIQTTVLINQQRSHAYELIRREIAQGRQTYVVLPLVEESEKLDLRSAVEEHKKLQESIFPEFQVGLLHGRMSSAEKDEAITKFRDNETQILVSTTVVEVGVDVPNATVMLIENAERFGLSQLHQLRGRVGRGAAKSYCLLLSSSKSSDAQQRLRVLEQSQDGFFISEMDMRFRGPGQVLGTRQSGIPDFTLASLVEDEEVLILARQAAEKVIEIDPTLERWYLMKEELKYRYERLMGGAILT; encoded by the coding sequence ATGACTACTGACAAACCAGATTGGATACGATTACAGAAAGCTTTGGCAATAGAAGCAGAAAAAGGCTTTGCTGATTTACTGGGTAAACAATACCGCTTCAGTGAGTTTCTTACCCTGACTTTTGGCAAATTCCCCATAGACTTACCTGGTATTGAACGTCGTCGCTGGCAAGAATTGGCAGCTGAATTTGCTAATTATCCCAATCTGGAACTGGAAGATAGACAACACTTAGTCGCAGAAACTCGTAGATATCTGTACCAAGTTCAGCAAGTGGTTGAAGGAGAAGGGGAAGCAGGGAAAGCCAGGGAAGCAGAACAGCAGGGGAGTTGGAGAGCAAAAGAAAATTCTTCTGGATATTCCCCACTCTCAAAATCTCCAATTGTTGGTGAAGTCAGTCGGAACCTTGCTCCCAATCTAGACCAAAAGCTGAGTGACTTACCAGAAATAGGCATTAGAAAATCTGCTAATTTAGCACGTCTTGGTTTATACACTGTACGCGACTTACTTTACTATTATCCTCGTGACCATATTGACTATGCTCGTCAGGTGAATATTCAAGAGTTGGTGGCGGGGGAGACGGTGACAATAGTCGCAACAGTAAAGCGCTGTAACTGCTTTACAACTCCCAAAAACAACAAATTGACGATTTTAGAAGTGCTGCTGCGTGATCAGACGGGTCAGCTCAAAATCAGCCGATTTTTTGCTGGTACACGCTATAGCAGTCGTGCTTGGCAGGAAAGTTTTAAGCGTCGCTACCCGAATGGCAGTATTGTAGCAGCATGCGGGTTGGTGAAAGAAAGTAAATATGGTCTCACGTTGGAAGACCCAGAATTGGAGGTTTTGGGACATGCAGGAGATACAATTGAGTCTTTAATAATTGGTAGGATAGTCCCTATTTATCCACTGACAGAGGGAGTGGGGGCGGATTTGGTACGACAAGCAGTTATTGCTGCTTTACCTGCCACTGTCCATCTCAAAGATCCACTGCCTAGCGGTCTGCGAGATAAGTATAATTTGATGGAATTGAAGGAAGCAATTCATAATATCCACTTTCCTCCAGACAGCGATAGTTTGCAAGCTGCCCGTCGCCGCCTCGTTTTCGATGAATTTTTCTACCTGCAACTTGGGTTACTCCAACGTCAACAGAAAGCCAAGGAAACTCAAACCAGTGCGATTCTTGCCCCAAAAGGTCAATTACTGGAAAAATTCTCCGAAATACTGCCGTTTAAACTGACTAACGCACAGCAACGAGTCATTAACGAAATTCTCAACGACTTGCAAAAACCTGCACCGATGAATCGTTTGGTGCAAGGGGATGTGGGTTCTGGTAAAACTGTTGTTGCTGTAATTGCTATCCTTGCTGCTCTTCAATCTGGGTATCAAGCAGCACTGATGGCTCCCACAGAGGTTTTGGCAGAACAGCATTATCGCAAGTTAGTGAGTTGGTTTAACCTCCTGCATTTACCAGTGGAATTACTGACAGGTTCTACTAAGATTGCCAAAAGACGACAAATTCACGCCCAGTTAGAAACGGGTGAATTGCCGCTTTTAGTGGGAACTCATGCCTTAATTCAAGACCCTGTCAACTTTATGCGATTGGGTTTAGTTGTGATAGATGAGCAACACCGTTTTGGGGTGGAACAACGGGCGCGTTTGCAACAAAAAGGCGAGCAACCTCATGTATTAACTATGACGGCAACTCCGATTCCTCGAACTTTAGCGCTGACAATACACGGGGATTTGGATGTGAGTCAGATTGATGAATTACCACCAGGAAGGCAAACGATTCAGACGACTGTGCTCATAAATCAGCAACGTAGCCATGCTTATGAGCTTATTCGCCGGGAAATTGCCCAAGGACGACAAACTTATGTGGTTTTGCCATTGGTGGAAGAATCAGAAAAGTTGGATTTGCGATCGGCAGTAGAAGAGCATAAAAAGTTACAGGAAAGCATCTTTCCAGAGTTTCAGGTGGGGCTGCTTCATGGTCGGATGAGTTCAGCGGAAAAGGACGAAGCTATTACGAAGTTCCGCGATAACGAAACTCAAATTTTGGTTTCTACGACTGTTGTAGAGGTTGGAGTCGATGTGCCGAATGCAACAGTTATGCTCATTGAAAATGCAGAGAGGTTTGGCTTATCTCAGTTGCACCAACTCCGGGGACGTGTTGGTCGAGGTGCGGCTAAGTCCTATTGTCTTTTACTGAGTAGTTCCAAAAGTTCAGATGCACAGCAACGTCTGAGGGTTTTAGAACAATCTCAGGATGGCTTTTTCATCTCGGAAATGGATATGCGTTTTCGTGGTCCTGGGCAAGTTTTGGGGACTCGTCAATCAGGTATACCAGATTTTACTTTGGCGAGCTTGGTGGAAGATGAAGAAGTGTTAATTTTGGCGCGACAAGCCGCTGAGAAGGTGATAGAGATAGATCCAACTTTGGAACGTTGGTATTTGATGAAGGAAGAGTTGAAGTATCGGTATGAGCGGTTAATGGGTGGAGCGATTTTGACATGA